One part of the Sporosarcina ureae genome encodes these proteins:
- the efeB gene encoding iron uptake transporter deferrochelatase/peroxidase subunit, translating to MTDHNEEKFYDKKISRRQMLKYTGAGAAGVAIGASGLGSVLKVFGMVEEEDNPRSKNKINFYGKHQSGIATECQSYVYFASLNVLVNSQQELMDLFKMWTPIAVRMMNGEEMDGQTSNMLIPAKDTGETVGLDASNLTLTFGVGPSLFEKDALGLASKKPAELKDLPHFPKDQLDPAYTGGDICIQACADDPQVAFHAVRNLVRAASGKVTLKWTQAGFNSYPMKGKKKETPRNLFAFKDGSVNPNGSKEAEMNEVAWIDAGQSKAWMTNGTYMAVRRVQMHLETWDRTALQEQEATFGRHRDTGAPIGKKHEMDEVDLDEKDAKGEYVISEASHVRLAKKSKQKIFRRSFSYSSGVMDSTGTFDAGLLFISFQKKPEQFIAIQNSFGREDKLNEYITHRGSALFACFPGVQKGGFIGDSLFSII from the coding sequence ATGACGGACCACAATGAAGAAAAATTCTATGATAAGAAAATTTCACGTCGCCAAATGTTGAAGTATACAGGAGCAGGTGCAGCAGGTGTTGCGATTGGTGCATCAGGTCTAGGCAGTGTTCTCAAAGTATTCGGAATGGTAGAGGAAGAAGACAATCCACGGTCGAAAAATAAGATCAATTTCTACGGTAAGCATCAATCAGGGATCGCTACAGAATGTCAAAGTTATGTATATTTTGCTTCGTTAAATGTATTGGTGAACTCACAACAAGAATTGATGGATCTATTTAAAATGTGGACCCCTATTGCGGTACGCATGATGAATGGTGAAGAGATGGATGGTCAGACGTCTAATATGCTCATTCCCGCTAAAGATACAGGAGAAACAGTCGGGTTGGACGCTTCAAACTTAACACTGACATTTGGTGTAGGTCCGTCACTATTTGAAAAAGATGCATTAGGTTTAGCTTCAAAAAAGCCTGCTGAACTAAAAGATTTACCGCATTTTCCAAAAGATCAGCTAGATCCTGCGTATACCGGCGGAGACATTTGTATTCAAGCATGTGCTGATGATCCGCAAGTTGCATTCCATGCGGTTCGAAACTTAGTGCGAGCAGCTTCGGGAAAAGTAACACTAAAATGGACGCAAGCAGGTTTTAATTCGTACCCAATGAAAGGTAAGAAAAAAGAAACGCCTAGAAATCTATTTGCTTTTAAAGATGGTTCCGTCAATCCGAATGGATCCAAAGAAGCTGAGATGAATGAAGTCGCATGGATTGATGCGGGTCAATCAAAGGCTTGGATGACCAATGGAACATACATGGCTGTTCGTCGCGTCCAGATGCATCTGGAAACATGGGACAGAACTGCATTGCAGGAACAGGAAGCAACATTTGGTCGCCATCGGGATACAGGTGCACCAATTGGTAAGAAGCATGAAATGGATGAAGTGGACTTAGACGAAAAGGATGCAAAAGGGGAGTATGTCATTTCCGAAGCTTCCCACGTGCGGTTAGCGAAGAAGTCCAAGCAAAAAATATTCCGTCGATCATTCTCCTATAGTTCAGGTGTAATGGATTCGACAGGTACATTCGATGCCGGTTTACTATTCATCTCCTTCCAAAAAAAACCTGAACAATTTATTGCCATTCAAAATAGCTTTGGACGTGAAGACAAATTAAATGAATATATTACCCATCGCGGCAGTGCATTATTCGCTTGCTTCCCTGGAGTCCAAAAGGGGGGCTTTAT
- the efeO gene encoding iron uptake system protein EfeO encodes MKQTVVTAFALTTGILLSGCGTADEPKEKEPAVTEAVDLTAETDAYKEFALEQMDEFVIDTEKFVTAVKSGDIEEAKRIYPIARMYFERSEPIAESFGDLDPRIDARLADVQEEGQGEEEWSGYHKIEYGLWVENTTEGYADVADQLLKDAKELRARVETVEVSPDLMVTGAVDLLNEVSTSKITGEEEIYSHTDLYDFKANIEGAEKIFEIFKDKMAEKDQQLVDELESKFETINGLLAEYEDGNGGYISYEELTKEDTKALSEAVNQLGEPLSMMGIVTE; translated from the coding sequence ATGAAACAAACAGTAGTAACAGCATTCGCCTTGACGACAGGAATTCTATTGTCGGGCTGTGGAACGGCAGACGAACCTAAAGAAAAAGAACCGGCAGTAACAGAAGCGGTAGATCTAACTGCTGAAACAGATGCATATAAAGAGTTTGCACTTGAACAGATGGATGAGTTCGTTATCGATACAGAAAAATTTGTTACAGCAGTTAAATCAGGAGATATAGAAGAAGCGAAAAGAATCTATCCGATTGCTAGAATGTATTTTGAACGCTCTGAACCAATTGCCGAAAGCTTTGGCGATTTAGACCCGCGAATTGATGCGCGTTTAGCAGATGTTCAAGAAGAAGGTCAAGGAGAAGAAGAGTGGTCGGGTTACCATAAGATCGAATACGGATTATGGGTAGAGAATACAACTGAAGGCTATGCAGATGTCGCAGATCAGTTGCTAAAAGATGCAAAAGAATTGCGCGCACGTGTAGAAACAGTGGAAGTGTCTCCAGACTTGATGGTTACAGGTGCAGTCGATTTATTGAATGAAGTATCGACTTCCAAGATCACAGGAGAAGAAGAAATTTATTCTCATACGGATCTATATGACTTCAAAGCAAATATTGAAGGCGCTGAGAAAATCTTTGAAATCTTTAAAGATAAAATGGCAGAGAAAGATCAGCAGTTAGTCGACGAACTTGAGTCGAAATTCGAAACAATCAACGGGTTGCTTGCAGAATATGAAGATGGTAACGGTGGCTATATATCTTATGAAGAGTTGACGAAGGAAGATACTAAAGCGTTATCAGAAGCAGTAAATCAATTAGGTGAGCCATTAAGTATGATGGGCATCGTAACGGAGTGA
- a CDS encoding DUF2157 domain-containing protein, whose product MKRKISKQQFNFLQREFSFLQQHGKMEAADADEMLSLYESKGGANFVRILLAFGAILVGIGILSFIAGNWAGLTPFFKFGLIVVGMILAYFAGYKLENDYERTSRSMYYIGAAIFGAGIFLIGQSFHLQHTVYTDFLLWGVGILPLAYYLKDQLLAVFASAFFIIYSFSAFTAYEAGSFGPFWLLLLIPVLFWMNETRFGRKSSLFVMSVLLSAAFIVNMLEFFHVDEWISILIVFVLGVLLALAPFKHYRTESSWTGSILFGITGIMLTFPFVWDGLRFGDPAPYIFTALFVVLLVYLLKKGSLPAILITCALIYRYYTDITYDFMPKSLFFIVGGLLLIGFGFWFEKSRRETVKRHEE is encoded by the coding sequence GTGAAAAGAAAAATCAGCAAGCAACAATTTAATTTCTTGCAACGAGAATTTTCTTTTCTACAACAGCATGGCAAGATGGAAGCAGCAGATGCCGACGAAATGCTCTCGCTTTACGAATCTAAAGGCGGCGCTAATTTCGTGAGAATCCTACTGGCTTTCGGAGCTATATTAGTAGGGATAGGAATACTAAGCTTCATCGCAGGCAACTGGGCAGGACTTACGCCATTCTTTAAGTTTGGATTAATTGTTGTCGGCATGATCTTGGCGTACTTCGCAGGATATAAGCTGGAAAATGATTATGAACGAACATCTCGCAGTATGTACTACATCGGTGCTGCCATTTTTGGAGCAGGAATATTTCTGATTGGCCAAAGCTTTCATTTGCAACATACGGTGTATACCGACTTCCTTTTATGGGGTGTTGGAATCTTACCGTTAGCTTATTATCTTAAGGATCAATTGCTCGCAGTATTTGCTAGTGCATTTTTTATTATCTACAGCTTTAGCGCTTTTACAGCTTATGAAGCAGGAAGCTTTGGTCCTTTCTGGCTACTCCTACTGATTCCTGTATTGTTCTGGATGAATGAAACTCGATTTGGTAGAAAGAGTTCATTGTTTGTTATGAGTGTTTTACTAAGCGCGGCTTTCATCGTCAATATGCTAGAGTTTTTCCACGTCGATGAATGGATTTCTATACTGATTGTCTTTGTACTAGGGGTGCTCCTTGCACTCGCACCCTTCAAACATTATCGTACAGAGTCCTCCTGGACGGGTTCCATACTATTTGGTATCACAGGTATTATGCTAACATTCCCATTCGTTTGGGATGGGTTACGATTTGGTGATCCCGCTCCCTATATTTTCACTGCCCTATTCGTTGTCTTGTTGGTGTATTTATTGAAGAAAGGCAGCTTACCCGCTATCTTGATCACGTGTGCGTTAATCTATCGCTATTACACGGATATCACATACGACTTTATGCCAAAATCATTATTTTTCATCGTAGGCGGTTTGTTGCTAATCGGTTTTGGATTCTGGTTTGAAAAATCACGACGAGAGACGGTGAAACGTCATGAAGAATAA
- a CDS encoding GDYXXLXY domain-containing protein: MKNKRNLFLVALIVPIILLLAMTWKPLYTVNTGKTITLETVPVDPRDILYGDYVSLQFAIEEFTKDDLDPALIKEFSKHDTGRLTVYAVLEQEEGDLYGLKTVTHKKPNDGLFLKGDMYYYSEFNNNENQTYFANFLPDRYYVAENTGMQLEDLSRKGQLIADVKVRDGFAVLENVRPK; encoded by the coding sequence ATGAAGAATAAACGGAATCTATTCCTTGTTGCCTTAATCGTCCCCATCATCCTCCTTTTAGCGATGACTTGGAAGCCTTTGTATACAGTGAATACGGGTAAAACGATCACACTGGAAACCGTACCTGTCGACCCACGCGATATTCTATACGGTGATTATGTCAGTCTTCAGTTTGCGATTGAAGAATTCACAAAAGACGATCTAGACCCAGCGCTTATTAAAGAGTTTTCCAAACACGATACCGGAAGGCTTACGGTATATGCCGTGTTAGAACAAGAAGAGGGAGATCTTTACGGATTGAAGACGGTCACACATAAGAAACCAAATGACGGATTGTTTTTGAAGGGCGATATGTATTACTACAGTGAATTCAATAATAATGAAAATCAAACGTATTTCGCCAATTTCCTTCCTGACCGTTACTATGTAGCAGAAAACACTGGTATGCAGTTGGAGGACCTTTCACGCAAAGGGCAGTTGATTGCTGATGTAAAGGTTCGTGATGGTTTTGCCGTGTTGGAAAATGTACGCCCGAAGTAG
- a CDS encoding AAA family ATPase: protein MKPISKLASKILVIVLFITAIAAGVTWNYLQPTGGKEITFAQMEKLIAEQSGGSVLLNETADGKLSVTVDNTTYSTMVRPQSTLVDDLVQKYNVSYQYKAASSASGWIFGGLVLAALLTLFILHKKGKLNIGASGMKHQASKATPLPDITMNDIGGIPEEMKEEILQTLEVFKNPGVAKDMGIALPQGILLYGPPGTGKTLLAQAIANEIGALFYSSSGAAFTELFVGVGASRVRTLFQNARKQGPAVIFIDEVDALAGKRKEHGGEESEKTLTELLVQLDGGNDNDGILFIAATNRKDMLDDAFLRPGRIDFTFNVQLPDTKGRREIIDIHTNGKGLAANVAASLDTLAESTSGFSGAEISGLFETASRRAMREGRKLIEKHDLDFAIDRTILGNTARTLNDQETKRRVAIHESGHAIIAAITKPGSVRKATIIPRGQALGYVAPIQKELHLSTASELLDQVSMILAGGIAERLYLGEHSIGVGGDVEQAKEILERMVNTGLFQEGFSLIFNKAEKEEKMQMLFNQAAKKTETLIKENAYQFEELVNALYKEETLEGDEVQRIVELPTPKEAVVFI, encoded by the coding sequence TTGAAGCCTATTTCGAAATTAGCATCTAAAATTTTAGTCATAGTCCTCTTTATCACGGCGATCGCTGCAGGAGTCACTTGGAACTACTTACAACCAACTGGAGGAAAAGAGATAACCTTTGCCCAGATGGAAAAATTAATAGCAGAACAATCAGGTGGTAGTGTTTTATTGAATGAAACGGCTGACGGGAAGTTATCTGTTACTGTGGATAACACTACTTACAGCACAATGGTCCGTCCGCAAAGTACACTAGTAGACGACTTAGTACAAAAATATAATGTGTCTTATCAATACAAAGCAGCAAGTTCAGCTAGTGGCTGGATTTTCGGAGGGCTAGTATTAGCTGCCCTACTAACACTGTTTATCCTTCACAAAAAAGGGAAACTCAATATCGGTGCATCGGGTATGAAGCATCAAGCCTCAAAAGCTACTCCTCTTCCGGATATTACAATGAATGACATTGGCGGAATCCCTGAAGAAATGAAAGAGGAAATTCTCCAGACATTAGAAGTATTTAAAAATCCAGGAGTTGCGAAAGATATGGGCATTGCATTGCCTCAAGGGATTTTACTGTACGGACCTCCTGGAACAGGTAAAACATTACTGGCCCAAGCTATCGCAAATGAAATAGGCGCACTTTTCTATTCTTCAAGTGGTGCAGCTTTCACCGAACTATTTGTCGGAGTCGGCGCTTCACGTGTACGTACACTTTTTCAAAATGCCCGTAAACAAGGTCCTGCCGTTATCTTTATAGATGAAGTAGATGCGTTGGCTGGTAAACGAAAAGAGCACGGCGGTGAAGAATCTGAGAAGACATTGACGGAATTACTCGTTCAACTCGACGGCGGTAATGATAACGATGGGATCTTATTCATTGCGGCGACAAACAGAAAAGATATGTTGGATGATGCATTCTTGCGTCCTGGACGTATTGACTTCACATTTAACGTTCAACTACCAGATACTAAAGGACGTCGTGAAATTATCGACATTCATACTAACGGCAAAGGGTTAGCTGCAAATGTAGCCGCCTCTCTCGACACCTTAGCGGAAAGCACATCCGGCTTCTCTGGGGCAGAAATCAGTGGCTTGTTTGAAACAGCTAGTCGCCGCGCTATGAGAGAAGGACGTAAACTCATTGAAAAGCATGATTTAGATTTTGCAATTGACCGGACAATACTTGGAAATACAGCTCGTACGTTAAACGATCAGGAAACGAAACGTCGGGTAGCCATTCACGAGTCGGGGCACGCTATAATAGCCGCTATCACTAAGCCGGGTTCTGTGAGAAAAGCAACCATCATTCCACGAGGGCAAGCTCTAGGCTATGTAGCCCCTATTCAGAAGGAACTGCATCTATCGACAGCTAGTGAATTGCTTGATCAAGTTAGTATGATATTAGCGGGCGGTATTGCAGAACGTCTCTATTTAGGTGAACACAGCATTGGTGTGGGTGGCGACGTCGAACAAGCCAAAGAAATTCTTGAGCGTATGGTGAATACCGGACTGTTCCAAGAAGGTTTTTCATTGATTTTCAATAAAGCGGAAAAAGAAGAAAAAATGCAGATGTTATTTAATCAGGCTGCAAAAAAAACCGAAACCCTTATTAAAGAAAATGCTTATCAATTTGAGGAACTGGTCAACGCGCTTTATAAAGAAGAAACACTTGAAGGTGACGAAGTACAGCGTATCGTTGAGTTGCCAACTCCAAAAGAAGCAGTAGTATTTATATAA
- a CDS encoding cytochrome P450 encodes MVTVQDIATPRLQNYLEFVRDPIRFFTRVQPLGDVISLKTGISPTFVVNSPEAIREILVRQDQSFIKGRTTTVLQRTVGEGLLTTESERHATQKKYIQPAFYKDVMERYAYAIIDETEKVVERLEHEQEVDIHTVMMRLTLSIITRTMFSTDVSAEEKKLADAVTTTIEQSVKILFSPVMIPASVPTTANLKHKEAIQTLEAMIDDVLAAAKEHPEWFKDSLLGMMMAVTDEDGNSLSDKEVRDQMMTMLLAGHETTANLLGWIIAEIAGHPIVEKRLLEELTTAKLTGNPFNWMRELPYTQQIIEEGLRLYPPAWLIYRELDEPVEMFGRAFKKGSTFMICPYAVHRNEKVFPNPEMFDPDRFAVGNKYSPFSYFPFGGGSRSCIGSRFAMLEATLILKVLYKNFSLRNIRHHGPVPEPLISLRIKNGWPMEVEKRRY; translated from the coding sequence ATGGTTACTGTACAAGACATTGCGACACCACGTTTACAAAATTACTTGGAATTCGTGCGTGATCCAATCAGATTCTTTACACGTGTTCAACCGCTCGGTGATGTGATTTCATTGAAGACAGGAATTTCTCCGACTTTTGTTGTTAACAGCCCAGAAGCTATTCGTGAAATTTTAGTACGCCAAGATCAGTCATTTATTAAAGGAAGAACAACGACAGTATTGCAACGAACAGTGGGGGAAGGTTTGCTGACTACGGAAAGTGAGCGTCATGCAACGCAGAAAAAATATATTCAACCTGCATTTTATAAAGATGTAATGGAGCGCTATGCTTATGCAATCATCGACGAAACAGAAAAGGTAGTTGAACGTTTAGAGCATGAACAAGAAGTCGATATACATACTGTCATGATGCGTCTGACGCTATCGATCATTACACGTACAATGTTTTCGACAGATGTTTCAGCAGAAGAGAAGAAGCTCGCGGATGCAGTTACGACAACGATAGAACAAAGTGTCAAAATCTTATTTAGTCCTGTGATGATTCCTGCTTCTGTTCCGACTACTGCGAATTTGAAGCATAAAGAAGCGATTCAAACACTTGAAGCTATGATTGACGATGTGTTAGCTGCTGCAAAAGAGCATCCTGAGTGGTTCAAAGATTCCTTGCTCGGCATGATGATGGCGGTAACAGACGAGGATGGAAATAGTTTATCTGATAAGGAAGTACGCGATCAGATGATGACGATGTTACTAGCTGGGCATGAGACGACGGCTAATTTATTAGGTTGGATTATTGCAGAAATAGCAGGACATCCAATAGTGGAAAAACGTTTATTGGAAGAGCTGACCACAGCTAAACTTACAGGGAATCCGTTCAATTGGATGCGGGAATTACCGTATACACAACAAATTATTGAAGAGGGCTTGCGGCTTTATCCTCCCGCTTGGCTGATTTATCGTGAACTGGACGAACCTGTTGAGATGTTTGGTAGGGCTTTTAAAAAAGGAAGCACTTTTATGATCTGTCCGTATGCAGTTCACCGTAATGAAAAAGTGTTCCCGAATCCTGAGATGTTTGATCCTGATCGTTTTGCGGTAGGTAACAAGTATTCGCCATTTAGCTATTTCCCATTCGGTGGCGGTTCACGTAGTTGTATCGGTTCGAGATTCGCGATGCTTGAAGCGACACTGATTTTGAAAGTACTTTATAAGAATTTCTCGTTACGCAATATTCGACACCATGGACCCGTTCCAGAACCTTTGATTTCTTTGCGAATTAAGAATGGGTGGCCAATGGAAGTAGAGAAACGTCGTTATTGA
- a CDS encoding DUF1540 domain-containing protein has protein sequence MAKDVLCEVTNCHFWESGNQCGADEIKVVSRKGRKAKDIAETDCGTFIPKG, from the coding sequence TTGGCAAAAGACGTATTATGTGAAGTAACGAACTGTCATTTTTGGGAATCAGGTAATCAATGTGGTGCAGATGAAATCAAAGTGGTCTCGCGAAAAGGTAGAAAAGCGAAAGATATTGCCGAAACAGATTGCGGTACGTTCATTCCAAAGGGATGA
- a CDS encoding DMT family transporter, which translates to MNKKAFYLGLFTVIAWGSSFAAIRVSLLGGYSPGHLVLTRFLVASLVFILYALWPGTKIRIPAKQDIWKIMLLGFAGISIYHFGLTYGEQTVSAGTAGLFIATVPIFTSIIAVIFLSEKISRLGWIGMAIGLSGVALITIGSSEATLEVSVGAWFIIVAVISTSIFFVFQKPLFKQYTPVELTAYFTWAGTLPFLYFTPGLFNEIQGATLEATLSTIYMGVIPATIAYVTWATALSIADAGAVSSLLYIEPVVAIIIAWIWLQELPSGLSTLGGLIAVLSVIAVNWEAMRRRPVLQ; encoded by the coding sequence ATGAATAAGAAAGCATTCTACTTAGGTTTGTTTACAGTTATTGCATGGGGCTCAAGTTTCGCGGCCATACGTGTGAGCTTGCTAGGCGGTTATTCTCCTGGGCACTTGGTGTTGACACGGTTTTTAGTTGCTTCACTAGTATTTATTTTATATGCACTATGGCCAGGAACGAAAATTCGTATACCCGCAAAACAAGATATATGGAAGATTATGTTGCTCGGCTTTGCAGGAATTAGTATTTATCACTTTGGTCTAACATACGGAGAGCAAACCGTATCGGCCGGTACTGCCGGTCTGTTCATCGCAACAGTACCAATTTTCACTTCCATTATTGCGGTAATTTTCTTAAGTGAAAAAATCAGTCGATTGGGCTGGATTGGCATGGCAATCGGTTTGTCGGGTGTGGCATTGATTACGATAGGAAGTTCAGAAGCCACACTAGAAGTTTCAGTAGGCGCATGGTTTATAATAGTAGCCGTTATTTCCACGTCTATATTTTTCGTCTTCCAAAAACCTTTATTTAAACAGTACACGCCTGTCGAATTGACAGCTTACTTCACATGGGCAGGTACATTGCCGTTTCTTTATTTCACACCCGGTCTTTTCAATGAAATCCAAGGGGCTACATTGGAAGCTACATTATCAACGATCTATATGGGAGTTATTCCTGCAACAATCGCTTATGTGACTTGGGCTACTGCACTGTCGATTGCAGATGCGGGCGCGGTTTCAAGTTTACTCTATATAGAACCAGTCGTTGCCATTATCATTGCCTGGATATGGCTTCAAGAACTACCCAGTGGATTATCTACATTGGGTGGGTTGATTGCAGTTCTAAGTGTTATTGCAGTTAACTGGGAAGCGATGCGTAGACGTCCAGTTTTACAATGA
- a CDS encoding PaaI family thioesterase, with translation MNDTTVEYLEQVRQDFETSPFWKFAGLQTQKLEAGHVELYLPYSQHYDNVRGTIHGGMYMSILDTTMGMLCRSMGANDVMTIQMTTQFLKPVVQEAVHSKAAVINRTRSTALVEGTLFNEKDELVAHCTATFKLK, from the coding sequence ATGAACGATACGACAGTGGAATACTTGGAACAAGTTCGACAAGATTTCGAGACAAGTCCTTTTTGGAAATTTGCAGGTCTGCAAACGCAAAAATTAGAAGCAGGACATGTGGAATTATATTTACCTTATAGTCAACACTATGACAATGTACGCGGAACTATTCATGGTGGGATGTACATGTCCATTCTTGACACGACTATGGGAATGCTTTGCCGCTCGATGGGTGCAAATGATGTCATGACCATTCAGATGACAACACAATTTCTAAAACCAGTCGTTCAAGAAGCGGTGCATTCAAAAGCAGCTGTGATCAACAGGACACGTTCAACTGCTTTGGTTGAAGGAACGTTATTCAATGAGAAAGATGAATTAGTAGCTCATTGTACTGCTACGTTCAAGTTGAAATGA
- the speD gene encoding adenosylmethionine decarboxylase, producing MFRLENKLKLYGFNNLTKTLSFNIYDVSYAKSRREQSEYIAYIDEQYNSERLTKILYDVTEMIGAHVLNVSKQDYDPQGASVTLMISEEKFPASQIDPSCNQGAIPILPDKDSVVSHLDKSHVTVHTYPEYHPDNSIATFRVDIDVSTCGEISPLNALDYLIGSFDSDIITADYRVRGFTRSVDGKKLFMDHAMTSIQDFIDQKTLDKYDAIDINVYQANIFHTKLLIKEIDLQDYLFNKDVSELPPKERLQISHNLRKEMIEIYSGSNVYENE from the coding sequence ATGTTTCGGTTGGAAAATAAGCTGAAGCTCTACGGCTTTAACAACCTCACCAAAACTCTTAGCTTCAACATTTACGATGTAAGCTATGCAAAAAGTAGAAGAGAGCAAAGTGAGTATATCGCCTATATAGATGAGCAATACAATTCAGAACGTTTAACGAAAATTCTCTACGATGTCACCGAAATGATTGGTGCACATGTTTTGAATGTCAGTAAACAAGATTACGATCCTCAAGGCGCAAGTGTAACGTTAATGATTTCAGAGGAAAAATTCCCTGCATCACAAATTGATCCTTCTTGTAATCAAGGCGCGATCCCCATCTTGCCAGATAAGGATTCCGTCGTCAGTCATTTAGATAAAAGTCACGTAACGGTTCATACGTATCCCGAGTATCATCCGGATAACTCTATTGCGACGTTTCGTGTAGATATAGATGTGTCAACGTGCGGAGAGATTTCTCCTTTGAACGCGCTTGACTACCTAATCGGAAGCTTTGACTCGGATATCATTACCGCTGATTATCGCGTGCGTGGATTTACACGTTCAGTCGACGGTAAGAAGTTATTTATGGATCATGCTATGACATCCATTCAGGATTTTATTGATCAAAAGACGTTGGATAAATATGACGCAATCGACATCAATGTGTATCAAGCAAATATTTTCCACACGAAGCTACTCATTAAAGAAATCGATTTACAGGATTACCTATTTAACAAAGATGTTTCAGAATTACCGCCAAAAGAACGCCTTCAAATCTCTCATAACCTGCGCAAAGAGATGATTGAAATCTATAGCGGCTCGAATGTCTATGAAAATGAGTGA
- a CDS encoding aminotransferase class I/II-fold pyridoxal phosphate-dependent enzyme, which translates to MSMKMSEERPLKLSQHRVPIMEALQQYQEARVVPFDVPGHKHGRGNKELANFLGETCLHHDVNSMKPLDNLCHPVSVIREAEELAADAFGAKHAFLLVNGTTSAVQAMVMTACKAGEKIIMPRNVHRSAINALILSGAIPIYVNPGVQEELGIPLGMAVDEVKKAIVDHPDAKAILINNPTYYGICSNLQAITDLAHAHGMLVLVDEAHGTHFYFNDKLPASAMSVGADMASISMHKSGGSLTQSSFLLINNEVSEGYTRQIINLTQTTSGSYLLMSSLDISRKNLALHGQEIFDKVIEMAQYTRDEVNKIGGYYAYSKELINGDTIYDFDESKLSIHTRQIGLAGIEVYDILRDEYDIQIEFGDVANLLAYISVGDRTLDLERLVAALAEINRRYKKDPSSLFDHEYITPDIVQSPQRAFYAEKELLSLTESSGRVASEFVMCYPPGIPILAPGERITDEIIDYIDYCKDKGCFLTGTEDSKVDYINVVKEDV; encoded by the coding sequence ATGTCTATGAAAATGAGTGAGGAGAGACCATTGAAATTATCACAACATCGCGTTCCAATTATGGAAGCATTGCAGCAATATCAAGAAGCACGTGTCGTTCCTTTTGATGTTCCCGGTCACAAACACGGTCGAGGCAATAAGGAACTTGCCAATTTCCTCGGGGAGACTTGCTTACATCATGACGTGAATTCCATGAAACCTCTTGATAATTTATGTCACCCCGTTTCTGTCATACGTGAAGCAGAAGAACTGGCGGCAGACGCTTTTGGCGCGAAGCATGCCTTCTTGCTTGTGAATGGGACAACCTCTGCTGTCCAAGCAATGGTTATGACTGCTTGTAAAGCTGGAGAAAAAATCATTATGCCGCGAAATGTCCATCGTAGTGCAATTAATGCTTTGATTTTAAGTGGCGCTATTCCTATCTATGTAAATCCTGGAGTGCAAGAAGAACTTGGCATTCCACTTGGCATGGCCGTAGATGAAGTAAAAAAAGCAATTGTGGATCATCCGGATGCTAAAGCGATTCTCATTAATAATCCTACCTATTATGGGATCTGCTCCAATCTGCAAGCCATTACCGATTTGGCACATGCACACGGGATGCTTGTATTAGTAGATGAAGCCCATGGAACGCACTTTTATTTCAACGATAAACTGCCAGCTTCCGCCATGTCTGTCGGCGCGGATATGGCCTCTATCAGCATGCATAAGTCTGGTGGATCATTGACACAAAGCTCATTTCTATTGATAAATAATGAAGTAAGTGAAGGCTATACGCGACAGATCATTAACCTCACGCAAACAACGAGTGGATCATACCTCTTGATGTCATCACTGGATATTTCACGTAAAAATCTTGCGCTACACGGTCAAGAAATCTTCGATAAGGTGATCGAAATGGCGCAGTATACGCGTGATGAAGTCAATAAAATCGGCGGCTACTATGCTTATTCTAAAGAATTGATCAACGGCGATACCATTTATGACTTCGATGAATCTAAACTATCTATCCATACGAGACAAATAGGTCTGGCTGGCATTGAAGTGTATGATATCTTGCGTGACGAATACGATATTCAAATTGAATTCGGAGATGTAGCGAATCTCCTAGCTTATATTTCTGTCGGTGATCGGACACTTGATCTGGAACGATTGGTTGCGGCTTTAGCAGAAATCAATCGACGCTATAAGAAAGATCCAAGTTCATTATTCGATCATGAATATATCACTCCAGACATCGTCCAGTCGCCACAGCGTGCCTTTTATGCAGAGAAAGAATTGCTTTCATTAACTGAATCTTCAGGTCGCGTAGCAAGTGAATTCGTCATGTGCTATCCTCCAGGCATTCCGATCTTGGCACCTGGGGAACGCATCACTGATGAAATCATCGACTATATAGACTACTGCAAGGATAAAGGTTGTTTCCTGACAGGTACCGAGGATTCTAAAGTTGATTATATTAATGTAGTGAAGGAGGACGTCTGA